The following proteins are encoded in a genomic region of Aquella oligotrophica:
- the ptsP gene encoding phosphoenolpyruvate--protein phosphotransferase, with protein sequence MVQQVSVFPPLKGAFIDLDKVPDPVFAEKMVGDGFAIDPFDNALYAPIDGKIKSIHRAKHAITIESEAGFDILIHIGLETVSLGGTGFDVIVNEGDHVKTGDLLTVFDMDYIAANVVALITPVLVTDIEEKKIQIEILPHDAITDLSKPILTVKLGNHTTAISEVQNTSPQVTLESDLITITNSHGIHARPAALLNSIARKYPDNEILMIKGEQSGNVKSVVSLLSLSVQHKDQIQFLVKGINGVKIIAELTDAIKNLHDDESENPIADPNSGEEDNKVENGKYHGVVASSGLAVARLVRQTGIQFEYERFAADEAEQLVKLDKTIHSLVAELENEIKDLSEFDIAHKNILSAHLMILTDPELITQAKNLITNGQSAAYGWDKATAESCKALLATGNQLLIERQNDLIDVRDRVLTILCGNESKKVAEFTEEVILVAEDFTPSQVIAMSDKVKGLVSVRGGVTSHVSILARTRGMPLLVGVAKEILQESEQNVVLDTINTAILNVKPTPEELNQAKGEVNRRIEALQIAREAAQVPAVTTDGVQINCLANIGNIDEARIAAANGAEGVGLFRTEFMFLETKEAPSEEMQFNEYSDINHVLAGKTLVIRTLDAGGDKKIPYITQMHEENPMLGVRGVRLCLANRELFKTQLRAILKTKAENIKVMIPMISKLTEYRAVKQIFEEIKADLGINTQIQLGIMVEVPSVAFISEAFAKEVDFMSIGTNDLTQYVMAVDREHTELAKEVDHLHPAVLAAIAATSIGAAKHDTNLSVCGLMASEKLAIPVLIGLGIKNLSMTVSTIPENKAFIRNLNYAKCKEVAEHCLSLPTAIEVREYLKSQFN encoded by the coding sequence ATGGTTCAGCAAGTCAGTGTATTCCCCCCTCTTAAAGGAGCCTTTATTGATCTAGATAAAGTTCCGGATCCTGTTTTTGCCGAAAAAATGGTCGGCGATGGCTTTGCTATTGATCCATTTGATAATGCCCTTTACGCTCCAATTGATGGAAAAATTAAATCCATTCACCGTGCAAAACATGCGATAACAATTGAATCTGAAGCAGGTTTTGACATTTTAATACATATTGGTTTAGAGACAGTTTCTTTAGGCGGAACCGGATTTGATGTTATTGTTAATGAGGGAGATCATGTAAAAACTGGAGATTTACTTACAGTTTTTGACATGGATTATATTGCAGCCAATGTTGTAGCACTGATAACGCCAGTTCTCGTAACCGACATTGAAGAGAAGAAGATTCAAATTGAAATTTTGCCTCATGATGCAATCACTGATCTAAGTAAACCGATTTTGACTGTAAAATTAGGTAATCACACTACAGCAATTAGTGAAGTACAAAATACTAGTCCTCAAGTTACACTTGAATCCGATCTAATTACAATTACAAATTCACACGGGATCCATGCAAGACCAGCTGCTTTGCTGAATTCAATTGCCCGTAAATATCCAGATAATGAGATCTTGATGATAAAAGGCGAACAAAGCGGAAATGTAAAGAGCGTAGTATCATTACTTAGCTTATCAGTTCAGCATAAAGATCAAATCCAATTTTTGGTTAAAGGTATTAACGGCGTCAAAATCATTGCCGAATTAACAGATGCTATAAAAAATTTACATGATGATGAAAGTGAAAATCCAATTGCTGATCCAAACTCTGGTGAAGAAGATAATAAAGTTGAAAATGGTAAATATCATGGTGTTGTTGCCTCAAGTGGGCTTGCGGTTGCAAGACTCGTTAGACAAACAGGCATACAGTTTGAGTATGAAAGATTTGCCGCTGATGAAGCTGAACAATTAGTAAAACTTGATAAAACTATTCATTCTTTAGTAGCTGAATTAGAAAATGAAATCAAAGACCTTAGCGAATTTGATATTGCGCACAAGAATATCCTTAGTGCTCATTTAATGATTCTAACTGATCCTGAATTAATTACTCAAGCAAAAAATTTGATTACCAATGGACAATCTGCGGCTTACGGTTGGGACAAGGCAACAGCTGAATCCTGTAAGGCACTGTTGGCAACAGGCAACCAGTTACTAATTGAGCGGCAGAATGATTTAATCGATGTTCGTGACCGAGTTTTAACTATTTTATGTGGCAATGAGAGCAAAAAGGTTGCTGAATTTACCGAAGAAGTCATCCTTGTTGCAGAGGACTTTACGCCATCACAAGTGATTGCCATGAGTGATAAAGTTAAAGGGCTAGTTAGTGTTCGCGGTGGAGTTACCTCACATGTTTCAATTCTCGCACGTACGCGCGGAATGCCTCTACTAGTTGGAGTTGCAAAGGAAATATTGCAAGAGTCGGAACAAAATGTAGTTTTGGATACCATTAATACTGCGATATTAAATGTTAAACCAACACCTGAAGAGCTTAACCAAGCAAAAGGAGAAGTAAATCGCCGCATCGAAGCGCTTCAAATTGCTAGAGAAGCAGCACAAGTACCAGCAGTAACAACTGATGGCGTCCAGATAAATTGTCTTGCAAATATTGGTAATATCGATGAAGCACGAATTGCGGCAGCAAATGGTGCTGAAGGTGTTGGTCTATTTAGAACCGAATTTATGTTTCTTGAAACTAAAGAAGCTCCAAGTGAAGAAATGCAATTTAATGAATACTCAGATATAAATCATGTTTTAGCTGGTAAAACACTAGTAATCCGTACTCTAGATGCTGGTGGAGACAAAAAAATCCCTTATATAACTCAAATGCATGAGGAAAATCCAATGCTTGGAGTTCGTGGTGTTAGATTATGTTTAGCTAACCGAGAATTATTCAAAACCCAGTTAAGAGCAATTCTGAAAACTAAAGCCGAAAACATAAAGGTTATGATCCCAATGATTTCTAAACTGACCGAATATCGAGCAGTAAAGCAGATTTTTGAGGAAATTAAAGCTGATCTTGGCATAAACACCCAGATTCAGTTAGGAATAATGGTTGAGGTACCTTCAGTTGCCTTTATTAGTGAGGCATTTGCTAAAGAGGTTGATTTTATGTCAATCGGTACTAATGATTTGACGCAATATGTAATGGCGGTTGATCGTGAACATACTGAGCTGGCAAAAGAAGTTGATCATCTACACCCGGCAGTTCTTGCGGCTATTGCTGCGACTAGTATTGGTGCTGCCAAACATGATACCAATTTATCGGTATGCGGTTTGATGGCGTCAGAAAAACTTGCCATTCCAGTATTAATTGGCTTGGGAATAAAAAATCTTTCGATGACAGTTAGTACTATCCCGGAAAATAAAGCTTTTATTCGTAATCTTAATTACGCAAAATGCAAGGAAGTTGCGGAACACTGTCTAAGCTTGCCAACCGCAATCGAAGTCCGTGAATACCTAAAAAGTCAGTTTAACTAG
- the zwf gene encoding glucose-6-phosphate dehydrogenase, protein MADVQNCFDMVLFGGTGDLVKRKLLPALYNAFVDENINSEARFFCVGRSAMTDQEYSDMAYKFATEAKNTISAESWREFSKHIRYLQMDANNSETFNKLPEVLDKTRTNIFYLSTSPELFKPICSNIAKVGMNHSNSRIVLEKPLGHDLKSSNDINDYVAQYFKEDQIYRIDHYLGKESVQNLMAIRFGNTLFEALWRRQWVSSVQITIAEDLGVGSRGDFYEQTGALRDMLQNHLLQLLCIVAMEPPSSLEADVIRDEKLKVLRSLKPLTEDDVVKNVIKGQYKSGAINGSPVKGYLEEEKVSPNSITETFVAVKAEIQNWRWAEVPFYLRTGKRMQEKVAEIVIQFKDIPVKIFPTAGGNFANRLIIRLQPDETVKLYFLAKQPGDTNRLQPVYLDLNFNEMFQARRTDGYERLLLDVIRGKLTLFVRRDEQIAAWKWVEPILDTWRELKIPPKQYTAGSWGPASSSALLARDGLYWHEEIA, encoded by the coding sequence ATGGCTGATGTGCAAAATTGTTTTGATATGGTGCTTTTTGGTGGTACTGGAGATTTAGTTAAACGTAAACTGCTGCCTGCTTTATACAACGCATTTGTAGATGAAAATATCAATTCGGAAGCCAGATTTTTTTGTGTTGGTAGATCGGCTATGACTGATCAAGAATATTCAGACATGGCGTATAAATTTGCGACAGAAGCAAAAAATACAATCTCCGCTGAAAGCTGGCGCGAATTTAGTAAGCACATTCGCTATTTGCAAATGGATGCGAATAATAGCGAAACATTTAATAAACTTCCTGAAGTACTGGATAAAACACGAACTAATATATTTTACCTATCAACATCGCCGGAATTATTTAAGCCTATCTGCTCCAATATTGCCAAGGTTGGGATGAATCATTCAAATTCAAGGATAGTTTTGGAAAAACCACTTGGGCATGATTTGAAATCATCAAATGATATTAATGATTATGTTGCCCAGTATTTCAAAGAAGATCAGATTTATCGGATTGATCACTATCTTGGAAAAGAATCGGTACAGAATTTAATGGCAATTCGTTTTGGAAATACTCTATTTGAAGCATTATGGCGGCGGCAGTGGGTTAGCAGTGTACAAATTACGATTGCTGAGGATCTTGGCGTTGGTTCACGCGGAGATTTTTATGAACAAACTGGTGCATTACGTGATATGCTACAAAATCACTTGTTACAGTTATTGTGTATCGTAGCAATGGAGCCACCATCATCATTGGAAGCTGATGTTATTCGCGATGAAAAGCTAAAAGTTTTGCGTTCATTAAAACCACTAACGGAAGATGATGTGGTAAAAAATGTGATTAAGGGACAATATAAATCTGGGGCAATCAATGGCTCTCCGGTAAAGGGTTATTTAGAGGAAGAAAAAGTTTCTCCAAATAGTATTACCGAAACATTCGTAGCCGTTAAGGCAGAAATTCAAAATTGGCGCTGGGCAGAAGTCCCATTTTATTTGCGCACTGGCAAACGGATGCAAGAAAAAGTTGCCGAAATTGTTATCCAATTTAAAGATATTCCCGTAAAAATTTTCCCAACTGCTGGTGGAAATTTTGCTAATCGTTTAATTATTCGTTTACAGCCCGATGAAACAGTTAAATTATACTTCCTTGCTAAGCAGCCCGGTGATACCAACCGTTTGCAACCAGTATATCTGGATCTGAATTTTAATGAAATGTTCCAAGCACGGCGTACTGATGGATATGAAAGATTATTGCTTGATGTTATTCGTGGTAAATTAACTTTATTCGTCCGTCGGGATGAGCAGATCGCAGCTTGGAAATGGGTAGAGCCAATACTTGATACTTGGCGAGAACTAAAAATACCACCAAAACAGTATACTGCTGGAAGCTGGGGACCTGCTAGTTCTTCAGCCCTTCTTGCAAGGGACGGTTTATATTGGCACGAAGAAATAGCATAA
- a CDS encoding transposase, with amino-acid sequence MIESALSGEIEHHLSIPQPESSEEPVEVSRNRRNGYTGKTIRTNSGDLAINVPRDHDSEFEYY; translated from the coding sequence ATTATTGAAAGTGCTCTTTCAGGAGAAATAGAGCATCATTTATCAATACCGCAACCAGAGTCGTCAGAAGAACCTGTTGAAGTTTCCCGCAATCGTCGTAATGGCTATACTGGTAAAACAATCAGAACTAATAGCGGAGATCTAGCGATTAATGTTCCGCGTGATCACGACTCTGAATTTGAGTATTATTAA
- a CDS encoding ArnT family glycosyltransferase yields MQTNYNFNKLCKILILIAICITCYGLIFPVTSASFSPWYGSIAKNIALSNNWTDLVLSNQDWLDKPHFPFWAAALSFKIFGINSFGYVLPGLVFHLIGALYTYKLANYLYKNESVALLSTLIYLTILHLLLSAIDVRAEAYLLGQIMPAVYYWLQYDEKFTLKSLLLGALFTGLALMTKGIFVIITIVSGLFCLWVYQKRLINIIHPKWLFALLLSFAFALPEVWALYQQFDLHPEKVVFGHTHVSGVRWFFIDSQFGRFFGTGPIATTNPPPLHQLFFIHTFLWAFLPWTVLFPVAIYYSTRYFKKDSQQNRNNTVILLGYFFISFIMFSVTSFQVDHYTNIIFPFAAIMSAKIMLDFANRNHKIYPIQQGLGILMLGLLAILIGLLFNGLILAGFILIELIVIAFLIKEWGQPPIIKAILIPFAAILMVFMFAMTVNGYLYHKYDTGFLASEITSQHPEIPVVDYITDSRALEFYAKNKYYKVNDLKDTLNLAEYYLVVPDKEIEKVKAYNLPKTTIIAQIQGNLPEKIIPHLGSSEKLKGNLDTFDIILVQNNQNAK; encoded by the coding sequence ATGCAGACAAACTATAACTTCAATAAACTATGTAAAATATTAATCCTAATCGCAATCTGTATCACCTGTTATGGGCTAATTTTTCCAGTTACCAGTGCATCATTTAGCCCTTGGTATGGTAGCATTGCCAAAAATATAGCTTTAAGCAATAATTGGACTGACCTAGTTCTTAGTAATCAGGATTGGTTAGATAAACCGCATTTCCCATTTTGGGCAGCTGCTTTATCATTTAAAATTTTCGGGATTAACTCCTTTGGCTATGTACTTCCTGGTTTAGTATTTCATTTAATCGGTGCTTTATACACTTACAAACTAGCCAACTACCTATATAAAAATGAATCGGTTGCTCTACTCTCAACACTTATTTATTTAACTATACTCCATCTATTACTTTCAGCTATTGATGTGCGAGCTGAAGCATATCTCTTAGGGCAAATAATGCCAGCAGTTTATTACTGGCTACAATATGACGAAAAATTTACTCTTAAATCATTACTATTGGGCGCATTATTTACAGGTCTGGCATTAATGACTAAGGGAATTTTTGTCATTATAACTATTGTTAGTGGTTTATTTTGCTTATGGGTTTACCAAAAACGATTAATAAATATAATCCATCCCAAATGGCTTTTTGCGTTACTTTTATCTTTTGCCTTTGCTCTACCTGAAGTTTGGGCTTTATATCAGCAATTTGATTTACATCCTGAAAAAGTAGTTTTTGGTCATACTCACGTCTCGGGTGTGCGCTGGTTTTTTATTGATAGCCAATTTGGACGCTTTTTTGGGACAGGCCCAATAGCTACGACTAACCCACCACCACTACATCAACTATTTTTCATTCATACTTTCTTGTGGGCATTTTTACCGTGGACGGTACTCTTTCCGGTAGCAATTTATTACTCAACTCGTTACTTTAAAAAAGATTCACAGCAAAATAGAAATAATACGGTGATTCTCCTTGGCTATTTTTTTATTAGCTTTATAATGTTTAGTGTTACCTCATTTCAGGTTGATCATTATACCAATATTATTTTCCCATTTGCCGCAATAATGTCAGCAAAGATAATGCTTGATTTTGCGAATAGGAATCATAAAATTTATCCAATCCAACAAGGTTTGGGTATTTTAATGCTTGGTTTACTGGCAATATTGATTGGGCTATTATTTAATGGTCTGATTCTTGCTGGCTTTATCCTAATCGAACTGATAGTAATAGCATTTCTAATAAAAGAATGGGGGCAGCCACCAATAATAAAAGCAATCTTAATTCCATTTGCGGCAATTTTAATGGTATTCATGTTTGCAATGACGGTAAATGGTTATCTCTATCATAAATATGATACGGGTTTTCTGGCGAGTGAAATCACTAGCCAACACCCTGAGATTCCAGTAGTTGATTATATTACTGATTCACGGGCACTTGAATTTTATGCCAAAAATAAGTACTACAAGGTTAACGATCTAAAAGATACCTTAAATTTAGCAGAGTATTATTTGGTAGTTCCGGATAAAGAAATCGAAAAAGTCAAAGCATATAATTTGCCCAAAACAACAATTATTGCCCAAATACAAGGAAATCTTCCAGAAAAGATAATTCCACATTTGGGTAGTAGTGAAAAGCTTAAAGGCAACCTAGATACTTTTGATATTATTTTAGTACAAAATAACCAGAATGCTAAATAA
- the dusA gene encoding tRNA dihydrouridine(20/20a) synthase DusA gives MLNNMPQIAIAPMLDWTDRHYRYFMRKISKKTILYTEMVVADAIIHGDRDKLLEFNPEEQHVVLQLGGSNPEKLATSTKIAVEYGYQEINLNCGCPSDRVQSGKFGACLMKEPELVADCIKAMQEVVSIPVTVKQRIGLDYDYDYDYCAKFVETIANAGCKSFIIHARNAVLKGLSPKDNREIPPLRYDYVYQLKKDFPDLNIMLNGGIKTTTDMINHLELVDGVMLGREAYYNPYLFANFDNQFFADNNPLRTRKEIALDMISYLENHLAQGHRLHHVTRHMIGLYHGCKKAKLWRQQLTTNIIKSNNIKDYIDLLGIMDE, from the coding sequence ATGCTAAATAATATGCCACAAATTGCTATTGCACCAATGCTTGACTGGACTGATCGCCATTACCGTTATTTCATGCGTAAAATTAGTAAAAAAACTATTCTTTATACCGAAATGGTAGTTGCCGATGCAATCATTCATGGTGATCGTGATAAATTACTGGAGTTTAATCCAGAAGAACAGCATGTAGTACTTCAGCTTGGTGGCTCAAATCCGGAAAAACTCGCAACTAGCACCAAAATTGCCGTCGAATACGGTTATCAGGAAATCAATCTTAATTGCGGTTGTCCGTCTGATCGTGTTCAATCAGGAAAATTTGGTGCTTGCCTAATGAAAGAGCCAGAATTAGTAGCTGATTGTATAAAAGCAATGCAAGAAGTAGTTAGTATTCCGGTAACCGTAAAGCAAAGAATCGGACTTGATTACGATTATGACTATGATTATTGTGCTAAATTTGTCGAAACAATAGCTAATGCTGGTTGTAAATCATTCATCATTCATGCCAGAAATGCCGTATTAAAAGGACTTAGTCCCAAAGATAATCGCGAGATTCCGCCATTAAGATATGATTATGTCTATCAATTAAAGAAAGATTTTCCAGATTTAAATATTATGTTAAATGGTGGCATCAAAACTACTACGGATATGATTAATCATCTTGAACTAGTTGATGGTGTAATGCTTGGTCGTGAAGCTTACTATAATCCATACCTATTTGCCAATTTTGACAATCAGTTTTTTGCCGATAATAATCCTCTTAGAACACGAAAAGAAATTGCACTAGACATGATTTCTTACCTTGAAAATCATCTAGCTCAAGGTCATCGTCTCCATCATGTAACTAGACATATGATAGGTTTATATCATGGTTGTAAAAAAGCTAAACTCTGGCGACAGCAACTAACTACCAACATCATTAAAAGCAATAATATTAAAGATTATATCGATCTTCTTGGAATCATGGATGAGTAG
- a CDS encoding FAD-binding oxidoreductase: protein MSSHNFTETHLAKFREICGNNNVVTKPELMSAHLTDWRKRYSGNAIAILFPENTSQIVAIIKYCQHQKVAITPQGGNTSTCGAATPLANHTAPQIIINLARMNKVIEVDRVNSSVTIEAGCTLQMVQEIAASHNLYFPLTLASQGTCQIGGNLATNAGGTQVLKYGMMRDLTLGLEVVLPNGNIMQNNHKLRKNNTYLDLKQIFIGSEGTLGIITRATLKLFPLPVNYLTFMLPVEKLVTALTLLEKLKHYYLNNVSAFEIIKDDSQKLYNQQFPDAKLPFTANWLLLAELEINADFNLDNFISLLESIGINPDDVLIASNDKQRRDLWLIREHIPLAEKAYGYAVKHDISLPLGKIEEFLATSMPKLRKIEADGYFSIFGHLGDGNLHYNFGKKGASLTDTEALEEQVSQIVYQDVINFGGSIAAEHGIGIAKKQWFKKYTPVENLELLQTLKKQLDPLNLFNPSKIL from the coding sequence ATGAGTAGTCATAATTTTACAGAAACACATCTAGCCAAATTCCGCGAAATTTGTGGTAATAATAATGTAGTTACTAAGCCTGAACTTATGTCAGCCCATCTGACAGATTGGCGTAAACGCTATTCTGGTAATGCAATCGCTATATTATTCCCAGAAAATACCTCGCAAATCGTAGCAATAATTAAATATTGCCAACATCAAAAAGTTGCCATAACGCCACAAGGCGGCAATACCTCAACCTGCGGAGCGGCAACACCACTAGCAAATCATACCGCCCCCCAGATAATAATAAATCTGGCACGAATGAATAAGGTTATTGAAGTAGATAGAGTAAATAGTTCAGTTACTATTGAAGCTGGTTGTACCCTACAAATGGTACAGGAAATCGCAGCAAGCCACAATCTATACTTCCCGCTAACCCTTGCCAGTCAGGGAACTTGTCAAATAGGTGGAAACCTTGCAACAAATGCAGGCGGAACTCAGGTTCTAAAATATGGAATGATGCGCGATCTGACGCTAGGGCTTGAAGTAGTTTTGCCAAATGGAAATATCATGCAAAATAATCATAAACTCCGGAAAAATAATACTTATCTTGACCTGAAACAGATCTTCATTGGTAGTGAAGGCACGCTCGGAATCATTACTCGTGCAACATTGAAGCTTTTTCCGCTACCAGTTAATTACCTAACCTTTATGCTGCCAGTAGAAAAATTAGTAACTGCCCTCACCTTACTGGAAAAATTAAAACATTATTATTTAAATAACGTCAGTGCTTTTGAAATAATTAAGGACGATAGCCAGAAACTTTACAATCAGCAATTTCCAGATGCAAAACTACCATTTACGGCAAACTGGCTACTACTTGCGGAACTAGAAATAAACGCTGATTTTAATCTGGATAATTTTATCAGCTTACTCGAAAGTATTGGTATAAATCCAGATGATGTCTTAATAGCCAGTAATGATAAACAACGTAGAGATTTATGGCTAATTCGTGAACATATTCCATTAGCCGAAAAAGCCTATGGCTATGCGGTTAAACATGATATTTCATTACCGCTTGGTAAAATCGAAGAGTTCCTCGCAACTAGTATGCCAAAACTAAGGAAAATTGAGGCAGATGGCTACTTTAGTATTTTTGGGCATCTTGGTGATGGCAATTTACATTATAATTTCGGTAAAAAAGGTGCAAGCCTAACTGACACTGAAGCATTAGAAGAACAGGTAAGCCAGATTGTTTATCAAGATGTGATTAATTTTGGTGGAAGCATTGCTGCCGAACACGGGATTGGAATTGCCAAAAAACAATGGTTTAAAAAGTATACTCCAGTAGAGAATTTGGAATTATTGCAAACACTAAAGAAACAGCTTGACCCATTGAACTTATTTAATCCAAGTAAAATTTTATAG
- the tolQ gene encoding protein TolQ, translating to MEQISIISLITNASIPVQIVMAILAVFSIVSWGIIFSKWTSLARAKMETNKFIKQYQNSNSITNLYNAISVQNNRVTTGQMFFAGLSEYNKVSKSGITNKDAITANIERALSATIDEELNSYEKSLSTLATFGSVSPYIGLLGTVWGIMHAFIGLSNTGQATLASVAPGIAEALVATAIGLFVAIPAYMAYNKFSADVSNLEKRMYRFGDEFLNLINRKLSASNSNSQDM from the coding sequence ATGGAACAAATTTCAATAATATCATTAATTACTAACGCATCAATTCCGGTACAGATAGTTATGGCTATCTTGGCAGTATTTTCCATCGTATCATGGGGAATAATTTTTAGCAAATGGACTTCTCTTGCGCGTGCCAAAATGGAAACAAATAAATTTATAAAACAATATCAGAACAGTAATAGCATTACTAACTTATATAATGCCATCAGTGTGCAAAATAATCGGGTAACTACCGGGCAAATGTTTTTTGCTGGGCTTAGCGAATATAATAAAGTAAGTAAAAGTGGCATAACCAATAAAGATGCAATTACTGCGAATATTGAGCGTGCATTGAGTGCAACTATTGATGAAGAACTAAATAGCTACGAAAAGAGTTTGTCAACACTGGCAACTTTTGGTTCGGTCAGCCCATATATTGGGCTTTTGGGTACTGTTTGGGGAATCATGCATGCTTTTATCGGATTAAGTAATACAGGTCAGGCAACGCTAGCATCTGTAGCACCAGGTATTGCGGAAGCTCTTGTTGCTACTGCAATTGGTCTTTTTGTTGCGATTCCCGCATATATGGCATACAACAAATTCAGTGCAGATGTGAGTAATTTGGAAAAACGCATGTACCGTTTTGGTGATGAATTTCTAAATTTGATTAATCGTAAACTTTCTGCTAGCAACAGCAACTCTCAGGATATGTAA
- the ubiG gene encoding bifunctional 2-polyprenyl-6-hydroxyphenol methylase/3-demethylubiquinol 3-O-methyltransferase UbiG, giving the protein MSFSQAEIDKFNNLAHEWWNPDGQFKTLHQINPARVEFIKNNSLLTNNRLIDVGCGGGILSEALAANGAIVDAIDLAPQSIEIAKLHLYESNQQVNYECIEISAKAEIAAESYDVLTCMEMLEHVPDPDYIIANCAKLLKSGGVAFFSTLNRNYKSYTLGILAAEYLLKLVPTGTHDYSKFIKPSELRQLLNKNGFEIIALKGINYNPLTEDFSLSNDTSINYLVACKKTC; this is encoded by the coding sequence ATGAGCTTTTCTCAGGCTGAAATTGATAAATTCAATAATTTGGCACATGAATGGTGGAATCCAGATGGGCAATTCAAAACACTACATCAGATAAACCCGGCACGAGTTGAATTTATCAAGAATAACTCACTGCTAACAAATAATCGACTGATAGATGTTGGCTGTGGTGGTGGTATTTTATCCGAAGCTTTAGCAGCTAATGGCGCTATTGTTGATGCAATCGACCTTGCACCACAATCGATTGAAATTGCCAAATTGCATCTTTATGAGAGTAATCAGCAAGTTAATTATGAATGTATCGAAATTAGTGCAAAGGCAGAAATAGCCGCAGAAAGCTACGATGTTCTGACATGTATGGAAATGCTTGAGCACGTACCAGATCCAGATTATATAATTGCCAATTGCGCAAAACTGTTAAAGTCTGGCGGAGTTGCCTTTTTCTCTACATTAAATCGTAATTATAAAAGCTATACCCTAGGAATTCTTGCGGCTGAATATTTGTTAAAGCTAGTACCAACTGGAACACACGATTATAGCAAATTCATCAAACCATCTGAATTACGACAACTACTAAATAAGAACGGTTTTGAAATTATAGCTTTAAAAGGGATAAACTATAACCCATTAACAGAGGATTTTAGTTTAAGTAACGATACTTCAATAAATTATCTGGTAGCCTGCAAAAAAACATGCTAA
- a CDS encoding type II toxin-antitoxin system RatA family toxin — protein MLNISKSVITPYTPAQMYALVSDVANYKNYLPWCPSSEILKTDGNKIIGRVDISYLKVKAHFTTENINTQNERIDMNLVDGPFKQLHGHWKFIPLGENGCKIEFKLDYKFSNIIIEKLIGAVFELVIKNIVDSFVKKAHEIYRK, from the coding sequence ATGCTAAACATAAGTAAATCTGTAATAACCCCTTATACACCAGCTCAAATGTACGCACTAGTTAGCGATGTAGCCAACTACAAAAATTATTTACCTTGGTGTCCCAGCTCCGAAATACTAAAAACCGATGGAAATAAGATCATTGGTCGTGTCGATATATCATATCTTAAAGTTAAAGCTCATTTTACTACTGAAAATATAAACACACAAAATGAACGTATTGATATGAACCTTGTTGATGGACCATTTAAGCAACTTCATGGGCACTGGAAATTTATTCCCTTAGGTGAAAATGGTTGCAAAATAGAGTTCAAACTGGATTACAAATTTAGTAATATCATCATTGAAAAATTAATTGGCGCTGTATTCGAACTGGTTATCAAAAATATTGTGGATAGTTTTGTAAAAAAAGCTCATGAAATATATCGGAAGTAG
- a CDS encoding RnfH family protein, with amino-acid sequence MELIEIEVAFATPLLQKIIKLTVPTNTKITEAIQLSGIEKYFPGYELTNMPVGIFGKRQFETENYTLKAGDRIEIYRPLSKTPNQKRLERAKNK; translated from the coding sequence ATGGAATTAATTGAAATTGAGGTTGCTTTTGCTACTCCGCTATTACAAAAAATTATAAAATTGACTGTTCCAACAAATACAAAAATTACTGAGGCAATCCAGCTTTCTGGCATAGAAAAGTACTTCCCGGGATATGAGTTAACTAATATGCCTGTAGGAATTTTTGGTAAACGACAATTTGAAACAGAGAACTACACATTAAAAGCTGGTGACCGGATAGAAATTTACCGCCCATTGTCTAAAACTCCAAATCAGAAGCGACTTGAACGTGCCAAAAATAAGTAA